The proteins below come from a single Asanoa ferruginea genomic window:
- a CDS encoding helix-turn-helix transcriptional regulator → MARTELGDFLRNRREALRPSDVGIPSGGRRRTPGLRREEVALLANLSVDYYERLEQSRAGNPSEALLAALARSLRLSVEERDYLYRLAGYSAPAAGAVTGYVDPALMFLLDALADVPAHVMDDLTTMLAQNTLSRALLGPWTDGDERSGNVIWRWFTDPESRALNAPDEHESLGRGYAADLRATAARRGPDPAVERLVADLRAASPEFAGYWSDMQVTPLHSTRKLIVHPRAGNLDVQCDFVRSESTGQRLVIFRPQPGSHTADSFEFLHALGGDQSGRRYAVD, encoded by the coding sequence ATGGCCCGCACCGAACTCGGCGACTTCCTGCGTAACCGGCGGGAAGCGCTGCGGCCGTCCGACGTGGGCATCCCGTCGGGCGGCCGGCGCCGCACGCCCGGCCTGCGGCGCGAGGAGGTCGCGCTGCTGGCCAACCTGTCGGTTGACTACTACGAGCGGCTGGAGCAGTCGCGGGCCGGCAACCCGTCCGAGGCCCTGCTGGCAGCGCTGGCCCGGTCGCTGCGGCTGTCGGTCGAGGAACGCGACTACCTCTACCGGCTGGCCGGCTATTCGGCGCCCGCGGCCGGTGCGGTCACCGGCTATGTCGACCCGGCGCTGATGTTCCTGCTGGACGCGCTCGCCGACGTGCCGGCACACGTGATGGACGACCTGACCACGATGCTCGCGCAGAACACGTTGAGCCGGGCGCTGCTCGGGCCGTGGACCGACGGCGACGAGCGATCCGGCAACGTGATCTGGCGCTGGTTCACCGACCCGGAGTCGCGGGCCCTCAACGCACCCGATGAGCACGAGTCGCTCGGTCGCGGCTACGCGGCCGACCTGCGCGCCACCGCCGCTCGCCGCGGCCCGGACCCGGCCGTCGAGCGCCTGGTCGCCGACCTGCGGGCGGCCAGCCCGGAGTTCGCCGGCTACTGGAGCGACATGCAGGTGACGCCGTTGCACAGCACCCGCAAGCTGATCGTCCACCCGCGCGCCGGAAACCTTGACGTGCAATGCGATTTCGTACGCAGCGAAAGCACCGGCCAGCGCCTGGTGATCTTCCGACCGCAGCCGGGCTCGCACACCGCCGACAGCTTCGAGTTCCTCCACGCACTCGGCGGCGACCAGTCCGGCCGGCGCTACGCCGTCGACTGA
- a CDS encoding pyridoxal phosphate-dependent decarboxylase family protein — protein sequence MLEGSTPHLFGRSTVHTFQHDVARAAAAVADRVGTVRRPYSGASLTDLQAMVDAVDLDRPLGDTDAALDEVGRLYLDHAVWFHEPGYVAHLNCPVALPALSAEVLLAAVNSSVDTYDQSTTGTLIERRLVDWAAGRIGFGPDADGVFTSGGTQSNLHGLLLAREASAATDLSRMRILATAEAHFSVTQAGILLGLGRDAVVPVATDDVGRMDPVALTAILDDLIRYDLVPMAVVATAGTTDLGCVDPVDAVADACARYGVWLHVDAAYGCGLLVSTRRRHLLDGIERADSVTVDFHKSFFQPISSSAVIVRRSAAMRRMAHHADYLNPRTATVPNQVDKSLQTTRRFDALKLWMTLRTVGAEQLGTMFDRVVDLAEDAHRLLIDDPDFEVAAAPTLSTVLFRYRPAWLDVDTCDTLTPRIRARLFAGGEAIVAGTTRKGHHWLKLTLLNPATTVEHLRTVLDRVRETGWELLTEDDPRLATAVV from the coding sequence GTGTTGGAGGGGTCAACTCCACACCTGTTCGGCCGGTCCACCGTGCACACGTTCCAACACGACGTCGCCAGGGCGGCGGCCGCCGTGGCGGACCGGGTCGGTACCGTGCGCCGCCCCTACTCGGGCGCGAGCCTGACCGACCTACAGGCGATGGTCGACGCGGTCGACCTCGACCGGCCGCTCGGCGACACCGACGCCGCGCTCGACGAGGTCGGTCGCCTCTACCTCGACCACGCCGTCTGGTTCCACGAGCCCGGCTACGTCGCCCACCTCAACTGCCCGGTCGCGCTGCCCGCGCTGAGCGCCGAGGTGCTGCTGGCCGCCGTCAACTCCTCCGTCGACACCTACGACCAGAGCACCACCGGCACGCTGATCGAGCGCCGGCTGGTCGACTGGGCCGCCGGCCGGATCGGCTTCGGCCCCGACGCCGACGGGGTCTTCACCAGCGGCGGCACCCAGTCCAACCTGCACGGCCTGCTGCTGGCCCGGGAGGCATCGGCCGCGACCGACCTGTCGCGGATGCGCATCCTGGCCACCGCTGAGGCGCACTTCAGCGTCACCCAGGCCGGGATCCTGCTCGGGCTCGGCCGCGACGCGGTCGTGCCGGTCGCCACCGACGACGTCGGGCGGATGGACCCGGTCGCACTCACCGCGATCCTCGACGACCTGATCCGCTACGACCTCGTGCCGATGGCCGTCGTCGCCACGGCCGGCACCACCGACCTCGGTTGCGTCGACCCGGTCGACGCGGTCGCCGACGCCTGCGCCCGCTACGGCGTCTGGCTGCACGTCGACGCCGCGTACGGCTGCGGTCTGCTGGTCTCCACCCGGCGCCGGCACCTGCTCGACGGCATCGAGCGCGCCGACTCGGTCACCGTCGACTTCCACAAGAGCTTCTTCCAGCCGATCAGCTCCAGCGCGGTGATCGTCCGCCGGTCGGCCGCGATGCGTCGGATGGCACACCACGCCGACTATCTCAACCCGCGCACCGCGACCGTGCCCAACCAGGTCGACAAGAGCCTCCAGACCACCCGCCGGTTCGATGCGCTCAAGCTCTGGATGACCCTGCGCACGGTCGGCGCCGAGCAACTCGGCACGATGTTCGACCGGGTCGTCGACCTCGCCGAGGACGCGCACCGGCTGCTCATCGACGATCCCGACTTCGAGGTCGCCGCCGCGCCCACGCTCAGCACGGTGCTGTTCCGCTATCGCCCGGCCTGGCTCGACGTCGACACCTGCGACACGCTGACGCCCCGGATCCGGGCGCGGCTGTTCGCCGGTGGCGAGGCGATCGTCGCCGGCACCACCCGAAAAGGCCACCACTGGCTCAAGCTAACCCTGCTCAACCCGGCCACCACGGTCGAACACCTGCGCACGGTGCTCGACCGCGTGCGGGAGACCGGTTGGGAGCTGCTCACCGAAGACGACCCGCGGCTCGCGACGGCGGTGGTGTGA
- the cobM gene encoding precorrin-4 C(11)-methyltransferase: MTGRVTFVGAGPGAADLMTLRAARRLAEADVVVWASSLVAAEVLDHVRPGAEVVDSAAVPLEAVVAIYHRAAAEGLRVVRLHSGDPSLWGAVAEQLDACAGLDLTTEIVPGVSAFAAVAAAAGRELTVPEVAQSVILTRLEGGKTPMPDGERIADFARHGTTMAVFLSAARAKQLAEQLVDGGYPPETPVVVGSRVSWPDELLAWCTIGTLAETVRAHKLWKHTLFLVGPALAAHGTRSHLYHPGHFHGHRRADPAARDELKSRRG, encoded by the coding sequence GTGACCGGTCGGGTGACGTTCGTCGGCGCCGGTCCGGGCGCCGCCGACCTGATGACCCTGCGGGCGGCCCGCCGGCTGGCCGAGGCCGACGTGGTGGTCTGGGCGTCCAGCCTGGTCGCCGCCGAGGTGCTCGACCACGTGCGACCGGGCGCCGAGGTGGTCGACTCGGCGGCCGTCCCGCTGGAGGCAGTCGTCGCCATCTACCACCGCGCCGCCGCCGAGGGCCTGCGCGTGGTCCGCCTGCACTCCGGCGACCCGAGCCTGTGGGGCGCGGTCGCCGAGCAGCTCGACGCCTGCGCCGGGCTCGACCTGACCACCGAGATCGTGCCCGGCGTCTCCGCGTTCGCCGCGGTCGCGGCCGCCGCCGGCCGCGAGCTGACCGTGCCCGAGGTGGCCCAGTCGGTGATCCTGACCCGGCTCGAGGGCGGCAAGACCCCGATGCCGGATGGCGAGCGGATCGCCGACTTCGCCCGGCACGGCACCACGATGGCCGTGTTCCTGTCGGCCGCGCGCGCCAAGCAGCTCGCGGAGCAGCTCGTCGACGGGGGCTACCCGCCGGAGACGCCGGTCGTGGTGGGTTCGCGGGTGAGCTGGCCCGACGAGCTGCTGGCCTGGTGCACGATCGGCACGCTGGCCGAGACGGTCCGCGCGCACAAGCTGTGGAAGCACACGCTGTTCCTGGTCGGCCCGGCGCTGGCCGCCCACGGCACGCGCAGCCACCTCTACCACCCGGGCCACTTCCACGGCCACCGCCGGGCCGACCCGGCCGCCCGCGACGAGCTGAAGTCCCGCCGTGGCTGA
- a CDS encoding aldo/keto reductase, with protein MTLRQHPIGTQGLVAGVEGLGTFGMTAAYGTRDDAEAVATVHRALELGVTMFDTADMYGAGGAEELLGRALAERRDEAVIATKVGGVTLDQAGKIIGPANGHPDYLRAAVDRSLHRLGTDHIDLLYLHRVDPAVPVEESFGALGELVAEGKVRYLGISEAAPASIRTAHNTAPLSAVQTEYSLFTRDVEANGVLAGVHELGIGFVAYSPLGRGFLTGAVRDLADLPADDYRQTWPRLAGDNLDRNLHIVDRISDIAKRENLSPAQLALAWVLAQGVTAIPGTKRRGYLAENVGAAEIELSTVVRDELSEAAPVGAAVGARYTPVAMAAIEE; from the coding sequence ATGACGTTGCGACAACACCCGATCGGGACCCAGGGCCTGGTCGCCGGCGTCGAAGGTCTCGGCACCTTCGGCATGACCGCGGCCTACGGCACGCGCGACGACGCGGAGGCGGTGGCCACCGTGCACCGCGCGCTCGAGCTGGGCGTGACCATGTTCGACACCGCCGACATGTACGGCGCGGGCGGGGCGGAAGAGCTGCTCGGCCGGGCGCTCGCGGAACGGCGCGACGAAGCGGTGATCGCCACCAAGGTGGGTGGAGTGACCCTGGACCAGGCTGGAAAGATCATCGGACCCGCCAACGGCCACCCCGACTACCTGCGCGCCGCGGTCGACCGCTCGCTGCACCGGCTCGGCACCGACCACATCGACCTGCTCTACCTGCACCGGGTGGACCCCGCGGTGCCGGTCGAGGAAAGCTTCGGCGCGCTGGGCGAGTTGGTCGCCGAGGGCAAGGTCCGCTATCTAGGCATCAGCGAGGCCGCACCCGCGAGCATCAGGACGGCACACAACACGGCGCCGCTGTCGGCGGTGCAGACCGAATACTCGTTGTTCACCCGCGACGTCGAGGCGAATGGCGTGCTGGCGGGCGTACACGAGCTAGGTATTGGTTTTGTCGCTTATTCGCCGTTGGGTCGGGGCTTCCTGACCGGCGCGGTCCGCGACCTCGCCGACCTGCCCGCCGACGACTACCGCCAGACCTGGCCCCGGCTCGCCGGCGACAACCTCGACCGCAACCTGCACATCGTGGACCGCATCAGTGACATCGCGAAGCGGGAGAACCTCAGCCCGGCCCAGCTAGCACTAGCCTGGGTGCTGGCGCAGGGGGTCACCGCGATCCCCGGCACCAAGCGCCGCGGCTATCTCGCGGAAAACGTCGGCGCGGCGGAGATCGAGCTGAGCACCGTGGTGCGCGACGAGCTCAGCGAGGCCGCCCCGGTCGGCGCCGCGGTCGGCGCCCGCTACACGCCCGTGGCGATGGCCGCCATCGAGGAGTGA
- the cbiE gene encoding precorrin-6y C5,15-methyltransferase (decarboxylating) subunit CbiE has product MAEVTVFGYDGSPLPSAVSSATLLVGGARHLSAVESSAERVVMGDVGAALARVTGHNGPVAVLASGDPGFFGIVRALRRAGVDPIVQPAVSSVAQAFARLGLPWDDAVVVSAHGRDGGLRRAANICRAYPKVAVLTGPGAEPPALAAALEGWSRRVIVASRLGTPEERLTGPDGDWAEPNVVISLAGDLSSGPAGWLAGGVRVPDGWALPEDAFHHRNSMITKAEVRAVALPRLRPAPGTLVWDVGTGSGSVAVECARFGAAAVAVDRDPAAADLARANAARHGVEVRVEAGAAPAALADLPDPDAVFVGGGGPDVLAAVLARRPTNVVAAFAALEPVGPAADALAAAGYATGGVQVQANRLAEIAGRHRLAATNPVTLVWGSR; this is encoded by the coding sequence GTGGCTGAGGTAACGGTCTTCGGCTACGACGGCAGCCCCCTGCCATCGGCGGTGTCGTCGGCGACGCTGCTGGTCGGCGGCGCTCGACACCTCTCGGCCGTCGAGTCATCCGCCGAACGCGTCGTCATGGGCGACGTCGGTGCCGCCCTGGCCCGAGTCACTGGCCACAATGGACCGGTCGCGGTGCTGGCCAGCGGCGACCCGGGCTTCTTCGGCATCGTCCGCGCGCTGCGCCGGGCCGGCGTCGACCCGATCGTCCAACCGGCGGTGTCATCGGTCGCCCAGGCGTTCGCGCGTCTCGGCCTGCCCTGGGACGACGCGGTCGTGGTGTCCGCACACGGGCGCGACGGCGGCCTGCGGCGAGCGGCCAACATCTGTCGCGCCTACCCGAAGGTCGCCGTGCTGACCGGCCCGGGCGCGGAGCCGCCCGCGCTGGCGGCGGCCTTGGAGGGCTGGTCCCGGCGGGTGATCGTCGCGTCCCGCCTCGGCACACCCGAGGAGCGGCTGACCGGCCCCGACGGCGACTGGGCCGAGCCCAACGTGGTGATCTCACTGGCCGGCGACCTTTCCAGCGGCCCGGCGGGCTGGCTGGCCGGCGGGGTCCGGGTGCCGGACGGCTGGGCGCTGCCCGAGGACGCGTTCCACCACCGCAACTCGATGATCACAAAGGCCGAGGTGCGGGCGGTCGCCCTGCCCCGCCTGCGCCCGGCACCAGGCACGCTGGTCTGGGACGTCGGCACCGGCTCCGGCTCGGTCGCGGTCGAGTGCGCCCGGTTCGGCGCCGCGGCCGTCGCCGTCGACCGCGACCCGGCCGCGGCCGACCTGGCCCGCGCCAACGCCGCCCGGCACGGCGTCGAGGTGCGGGTGGAGGCGGGGGCGGCACCGGCCGCACTCGCCGACCTGCCCGACCCCGACGCGGTCTTCGTCGGCGGCGGCGGCCCCGACGTGCTCGCCGCAGTGCTCGCCCGCCGCCCGACCAATGTGGTGGCCGCGTTCGCGGCGCTGGAACCGGTCGGACCAGCCGCCGACGCGCTTGCCGCGGCGGGCTACGCGACTGGCGGCGTGCAGGTGCAGGCAAACCGCTTGGCGGAAATCGCCGGCCGGCACCGCCTGGCCGCGACCAACCCGGTCACGCTGGTATGGGGGTCCCGATGA
- a CDS encoding CbtB domain-containing protein: protein MSSLSSSATPRPAVQPVAIPWRELQPWLLFGAVLALVLLYFVGTEQGVFHLIGGSGVHEFVHDGRHLLGFPCH from the coding sequence GTGTCCAGTCTTTCTTCTTCCGCCACCCCCCGCCCGGCCGTCCAGCCGGTTGCCATCCCGTGGCGTGAGCTCCAGCCCTGGCTCCTGTTCGGCGCCGTGCTGGCCCTGGTCCTGCTCTACTTCGTCGGCACCGAGCAGGGTGTCTTCCACCTGATCGGTGGCAGCGGCGTGCACGAGTTCGTGCACGACGGCCGCCACCTCCTCGGTTTCCCCTGCCACTGA
- the cobJ gene encoding precorrin-3B C(17)-methyltransferase has translation MIGVVAPTAAGRRLAARLAEAWSDEVRTHDGSVREQLAAAWAGSNVVVCFLATGATVRLIAPLLADKHTDPGVVCVDEAGRFAVALTGGHDGGANDAACRIGALLGAEPVITTATDSLGLPPLDTFGADLGFRLADPSPVARVTRALLDGSGAIVIADATWPVPPLPSGDRAAAPIAPDGSDATTPAPRLPAGKRGPIREAVTDQTHATTPVPPPPAGERDPIRGAVTASEAGPVRLVVSDRADATGDLVYRPPSLVVGVGASRGVTAEAVAGVVDAALAAGGLDPASVRALATVDLKADEAGILALAAERGWPLLTFPAQELATEDVPTPSEVVRAAVGTPSVAEAAALRAARDAGRSAQLVVPKQVTPTATAAVARLTPRGRLTIIGIGPGAEDLRTPRATAALRRASVVVGLDQYVDQVRHLLSPGARIVASVLGEESKRAREAVELATEGHAVALIGSGDAGLYAMASPALELAGADVEVDAVPGVTAALAAAALLGAPLGHDHAYISLSDLHTPWPVIVERLRAVAAADLVACLYNPRSKTRVAQFAESLEILSKHRPPDTPVGVVRDASRPGQRVHRTTLAELSSNPSIVDMRSVVLVGSSRTRLVAGRMVTPREYAWLS, from the coding sequence ATGATCGGCGTAGTGGCGCCGACGGCGGCTGGGCGCCGGCTGGCCGCGCGGCTCGCCGAGGCGTGGTCCGACGAGGTGCGCACCCACGACGGCTCGGTGCGCGAACAGCTCGCCGCAGCCTGGGCGGGCAGCAACGTCGTGGTGTGTTTCTTGGCCACCGGGGCGACGGTCCGACTGATCGCGCCGCTGCTTGCCGACAAGCACACCGACCCCGGCGTCGTCTGCGTCGACGAGGCGGGCCGGTTCGCGGTCGCGCTGACCGGCGGACACGACGGCGGGGCCAACGACGCGGCCTGCCGGATCGGTGCGCTGCTCGGTGCCGAGCCGGTCATCACCACCGCCACCGACAGCTTGGGCCTGCCACCACTCGACACCTTCGGCGCCGACCTGGGCTTCCGCCTGGCCGACCCATCGCCGGTCGCTCGGGTGACCAGGGCATTGCTCGACGGCTCGGGCGCGATCGTGATCGCCGATGCGACCTGGCCGGTTCCCCCACTGCCCAGCGGTGACCGCGCCGCCGCGCCAATCGCTCCTGACGGGAGCGACGCGACCACGCCCGCTCCGCGGCTGCCGGCCGGCAAAAGAGGCCCCATCCGCGAGGCCGTCACCGACCAGACCCACGCGACCACGCCCGTTCCGCCGCCTCCGGCTGGCGAAAGGGACCCCATCCGGGGAGCCGTCACGGCCAGCGAAGCTGGTCCGGTGCGGCTGGTCGTCTCTGATCGGGCCGATGCGACCGGTGATCTCGTCTACCGGCCGCCGTCGTTGGTGGTCGGGGTCGGCGCGAGTCGCGGCGTCACCGCCGAAGCCGTCGCCGGCGTCGTGGACGCGGCCCTGGCCGCCGGCGGGCTCGACCCTGCGTCCGTGCGCGCATTGGCCACCGTGGACCTCAAGGCCGACGAGGCCGGCATCCTCGCGCTGGCCGCGGAGCGCGGCTGGCCACTGCTCACCTTCCCCGCCCAAGAGCTCGCCACCGAAGACGTGCCGACCCCGTCCGAGGTCGTACGCGCCGCGGTCGGCACGCCGAGCGTGGCCGAGGCCGCCGCGCTCCGGGCCGCGCGCGACGCCGGCAGGAGCGCGCAGCTGGTGGTGCCGAAACAGGTCACCCCGACCGCGACCGCCGCCGTCGCCCGGTTGACGCCGCGCGGCCGGCTCACGATCATCGGCATCGGCCCGGGCGCCGAGGATCTGCGCACCCCGCGGGCCACCGCCGCGCTGCGGAGGGCGTCGGTGGTCGTCGGCCTGGACCAATACGTGGACCAGGTGCGCCACCTCCTCTCCCCCGGCGCCAGGATCGTCGCGTCCGTGCTGGGCGAGGAGTCCAAGCGCGCCCGGGAGGCCGTCGAACTGGCCACCGAAGGGCACGCCGTCGCGTTGATCGGCTCCGGGGACGCCGGCCTCTACGCGATGGCGTCGCCAGCGCTCGAACTGGCCGGCGCCGACGTCGAGGTCGACGCGGTGCCCGGGGTGACCGCCGCCCTCGCCGCCGCCGCGTTGCTGGGCGCGCCACTCGGCCACGACCACGCCTACATCTCGCTGTCGGACCTGCACACGCCCTGGCCAGTGATCGTCGAGCGGCTCCGCGCGGTGGCCGCCGCCGACCTGGTCGCCTGCCTCTACAACCCGCGCAGCAAGACCCGCGTTGCCCAGTTCGCCGAGTCGCTGGAGATCCTCAGCAAACACCGGCCGCCGGACACCCCGGTCGGCGTGGTCCGCGACGCATCCCGGCCCGGCCAGCGGGTGCACCGAACCACGCTCGCCGAGCTGTCATCCAATCCGTCCATCGTGGACATGCGGTCGGTGGTGCTGGTCGGCTCCAGCCGGACCCGGCTGGTGGCCGGGCGAATGGTCACACCGCGGGAGTACGCGTGGCTGTCGTGA
- a CDS encoding lysine N(6)-hydroxylase/L-ornithine N(5)-oxygenase family protein → MHDFAAVGIGPFNLGLACLTAELSDVDGVFFEQRDAFDWHPGLMIPGATIQVPFLADLVTLADPTSRFSFLNYLKQTGRLYRFYIRENFYPLRAEYNEYCRWAAVQLPALRFGSRVERIDYDQERRGYALRVRSAGSVETVYARKLVLGIGTAPHVPAALSDLPGPVVHSADYLPAKSHLQGLSSITIVGSGQSAAEIYLDLLAGAEEHGYHLTWITRAPRFFPMEYTKLTLEMTSPEYIRYHHGLPAATRDRLAREQRSLYKGISADLVDTIFDTLYEHDLRGPVPTTLRAGTEVTAARFDGERYLLDLHHREQDRSFGAETQGLVLATGYAPRVPGFLAPVRDRIRWDERGRYAVSLDYAIDVAGDEIFVQNAEEHTHSLTAPDLGMGAYRNSVIIRALTGRTAYPVEERIAFQEFGAPARAYAEAAR, encoded by the coding sequence ATGCACGACTTCGCCGCGGTCGGCATCGGCCCCTTCAACCTCGGGCTGGCCTGCCTGACCGCCGAACTATCCGATGTGGACGGCGTCTTCTTCGAGCAGCGCGACGCCTTCGACTGGCACCCCGGCCTGATGATCCCGGGCGCCACCATCCAGGTGCCGTTCCTGGCCGACCTGGTCACGCTGGCCGACCCGACCTCGCGTTTCTCGTTCCTCAACTATCTCAAGCAGACCGGCCGGCTCTACCGCTTCTACATCCGGGAGAACTTCTACCCGCTGCGTGCCGAATACAACGAATACTGCCGGTGGGCCGCCGTCCAGCTCCCCGCACTGCGGTTCGGCAGCCGCGTCGAACGGATCGATTACGACCAGGAGCGCCGGGGGTACGCGCTGCGCGTGCGCTCCGCCGGCTCGGTGGAGACGGTCTACGCGCGCAAGCTGGTGCTCGGCATCGGCACCGCGCCACACGTTCCGGCGGCGCTGAGCGACCTGCCGGGCCCGGTCGTGCACAGCGCCGACTATCTGCCGGCGAAGTCTCATCTGCAAGGTCTGAGCTCGATCACGATCGTCGGGAGTGGACAGAGCGCGGCCGAGATCTACCTCGATCTGCTCGCCGGCGCCGAGGAGCACGGCTATCACCTGACCTGGATCACCCGCGCGCCGCGCTTCTTCCCCATGGAATACACGAAGCTGACACTGGAGATGACGTCGCCGGAATACATCCGCTACCACCACGGCCTGCCGGCCGCCACCCGCGACCGGCTCGCCCGCGAGCAACGCAGCCTCTACAAGGGAATCAGCGCCGACCTGGTCGACACGATCTTCGACACGCTCTACGAGCACGACCTGCGCGGGCCGGTGCCGACCACGCTCCGGGCCGGCACCGAGGTGACCGCGGCCCGCTTCGACGGCGAGCGCTACCTGCTCGACCTGCACCACCGCGAGCAGGACCGGTCCTTCGGCGCCGAAACACAGGGCCTGGTGCTGGCCACCGGCTATGCGCCTCGGGTGCCTGGCTTCCTCGCACCGGTGCGCGACCGGATCCGCTGGGACGAGCGCGGCCGCTACGCGGTGTCCCTCGACTACGCGATCGACGTGGCCGGCGACGAGATCTTCGTGCAGAACGCCGAGGAGCACACGCACAGCCTGACCGCGCCGGACCTGGGCATGGGCGCCTACCGCAACTCGGTCATCATCCGGGCGCTGACCGGGCGCACCGCCTACCCGGTCGAGGAGCGCATCGCGTTCCAGGAGTTCGGCGCTCCGGCGCGGGCGTACGCGGAGGCGGCCCGATGA
- a CDS encoding precorrin-8X methylmutase, protein MKRTVHPIEAESYRILRAEADTTGLPPHTRDVVERVIHTTADPAWQDDLVTDEEALTAGVKALAANNPLVTDVTMVAAGVTAYPATCLVAATATADLASREGLTRSAAGIRRAAKAHPDGAIWVIGNAPTALTELIRLAAAGEVRPALVIGLPVGYVGAAESKAALRQTTLPQLSNRSARGGAAVAAAAVNALLYGDPLA, encoded by the coding sequence GTGAAGCGCACCGTGCACCCGATCGAGGCCGAGTCCTACCGGATCCTGCGCGCCGAGGCCGACACCACCGGGCTGCCGCCGCACACCCGCGACGTGGTCGAGCGGGTCATCCACACCACCGCCGACCCGGCCTGGCAAGACGACCTGGTCACCGACGAGGAGGCGCTCACGGCCGGCGTCAAAGCGCTGGCGGCCAATAACCCGCTGGTCACCGACGTGACGATGGTCGCCGCCGGAGTGACGGCCTACCCCGCCACGTGTCTGGTCGCCGCGACAGCGACAGCCGACCTGGCCAGCCGGGAAGGGCTGACCCGGTCGGCGGCCGGCATCCGGCGGGCCGCCAAAGCCCACCCCGACGGCGCCATCTGGGTGATCGGCAACGCGCCGACCGCCCTGACCGAGTTGATCCGCCTGGCCGCGGCCGGCGAGGTCCGCCCGGCGTTGGTAATCGGGCTTCCGGTCGGCTATGTCGGCGCGGCCGAGTCCAAGGCGGCCCTGCGCCAGACCACGCTACCGCAACTGTCCAACCGCTCGGCCCGCGGCGGCGCCGCGGTCGCCGCAGCCGCCGTGAATGCCCTGCTCTACGGAGACCCGCTCGCATGA
- a CDS encoding CbtA family protein: MLSPRSLLIRGMLVGLAAGVLAFVFAYLVGEGPIDSAIAFESAHSVDTGEPALVSRTVQSTFGLLTATLIYGVAFGGIFSMVFAAACGRIGQLGPRATAALVGLAGFVTVALVPFLKYPANPPATGSSDTIGRRTSLYFLMLVIALATLALAIYIGRSQVARFGVWNATLIAAGAFVAVIAVAHVLLPPIEEIPEGFSPIVLWNFRLASLGTQVVVWATLGLGLGAVVERSLRRSAAFSA; encoded by the coding sequence ATGCTGTCCCCCCGCTCTTTGTTGATCCGCGGCATGCTGGTGGGACTGGCCGCCGGCGTGCTCGCATTCGTGTTCGCCTACCTGGTCGGCGAAGGCCCGATCGACTCGGCGATCGCGTTCGAGTCGGCGCACTCCGTTGACACCGGCGAGCCGGCCTTGGTCAGCCGCACGGTGCAGAGCACCTTCGGGCTGCTGACCGCGACGCTGATCTACGGCGTCGCGTTCGGTGGCATCTTCTCGATGGTGTTCGCGGCCGCCTGCGGCCGGATCGGCCAGCTCGGCCCGCGGGCGACCGCGGCCCTGGTCGGCCTGGCCGGCTTCGTCACCGTCGCGCTGGTGCCGTTCCTGAAATACCCGGCCAACCCGCCGGCGACCGGTTCTTCCGACACGATCGGCCGGCGTACGTCGCTGTACTTCCTGATGTTGGTGATCGCGCTCGCGACGCTGGCCTTGGCGATCTACATCGGACGGTCGCAGGTGGCCCGCTTCGGCGTCTGGAACGCGACCCTCATCGCGGCCGGTGCCTTCGTGGCGGTGATCGCCGTCGCACACGTCCTGCTGCCGCCGATCGAGGAGATCCCGGAAGGGTTCTCGCCGATCGTGCTGTGGAACTTCCGCCTCGCGTCCCTCGGCACGCAGGTGGTCGTCTGGGCGACGCTGGGCCTCGGCCTCGGCGCCGTCGTGGAGCGCAGCCTCCGCCGTTCGGCCGCCTTCAGCGCCTGA